From Brassica oleracea var. oleracea cultivar TO1000 chromosome C3, BOL, whole genome shotgun sequence, a single genomic window includes:
- the LOC106331169 gene encoding uncharacterized protein LOC106331169 — MSVISDEGELVFLSDRNGSLIKSIREVFPTAAHEYCIWHLSQNVKGHVFNNRDACASKFTECAHAYTVVEFDDLYEGFSRRYPSAAAYLEKSDEVRKWAICYFEGDRYNVNTTNAAKSINGVLRKARKFFLLPMIDVIIKKMTEWFNKHRKKAAEIPVTKKLVPTVEKELSKRCLEVRCLDVVEINNFHFEYNVNGSDGKIYTVDLARKMCTCRCFDIDKIPCVHAAAASKFLSVRRDLHLQDYCSKYYLVELWALAYCRTIYHVPHMSE; from the coding sequence ATGTCAGTGATATCAGATGAAGGCGAATTGGTGTTTCTTTCGGATAGAAATGGAAGCTTAATCAAGTCAATACGTGAGGTGTTCCCAACGGCCGCACATGAGTATTGTATCTGGCATTTGTCTCAAAATGTCAAAGGACATGTTTTCAACAACAGAGACGCTTGCGCAAGCAAGTTTACAGAGTGTGCACATGCTTATACAGTGGTTGAGTTCGATGATCTCTATGAGGGCTTTTCCAGAAGGTATCCTTCTGCTGCGGCATATCTGGAGAAAAGTGATGAAGTGAGAAAATGGGCAATATGTTACTTTGAAGGAGACAGATACAATGTTAACACAACCAATGCAGCAAAATCAATTAATGGTGTTCTTCGGAAAGCGAGGAAATTCTTCTTGCTACCGATGATTGATGTTATCATCAAGAAAATGACTGAATGGTTTAACAAACATAGGAAGAAGGCAGCTGAAATACCAGTCACAAAGAAGCTTGTGCCAACAGTGGAAAAGGAGTTGTCAAAAAGATGTTTGGAAGTGAGGTGTTTAGATGTTGTTGAGATAAACAACTTCCACTTTGAGTACAATGTCAATGGTAGTGACGGAAAGATTTATACGGTTGATTTGGCAAGAAAAATGTGCACCTGCAGGTGTTTTGATATAGACAAAATCCCATGTGTTCATGCTGCAGCTGCTTCCAAGTTCTTGAGCGTAAGAAGAGATCTTCATCTACAAGATTACTGTTCAAAATACTATTTGGTGGAGTTGTGGGCATTGGCATACTGTAGGACGATTTATCATGTTCCTCATATGTCTGAATGA
- the LOC106328352 gene encoding 7-dehydrocholesterol reductase, with translation MAATVHSPIVTYASMLSLLAFCPPFVILLWYTMVHQDGSVVQTGSFLWENGVQGLINIWPRPTAIAWKIIFCYGAFEAALQLLLPGKRVEGPISPTGNRPVYKANGMAAYFVTLATYLGLWWFGIFNPAIVYDHLGEIFSALIFGSLVFCVLLYIKGHVAPSSSDSGSCGNLIIDFYWGMELYPRIGKNFDIKVFTNCRFGMMSWAVLAVTYCIKQYEINGKVSDSMLVNTILMLVYVTKFFWWEAGYWNTMDIAHDRAGFYICWGCLVWVPSIYTSPGMYLVNHPVQLGTQLAIYILVAGCLCIYINYDCDRQRQEFRRTNGKCSVWGKAPSKIVATYTTTAGETKTSLLLTSGWWGLARHFHYVPEISSAFFWTVPALFNNFLPYFYVIFLTILLFDRAKRDDDRCRSKYGKYWKLYCEKVKYRIIPGIY, from the exons ATGGCGGCGACTGTGCATTCTCCGATCGTGACTTACGCATCGATGCTGTCGTTACTCGCTTTCTGTCCACCTTTCGTCATCCTCCT ATGGTACACGATGGTTCATCAGGATGGTTCTGTTGTTCAGACCGGTAGCTTCTTGTGGGAGAATGGAGTTCAAGGGCTCATCAACATATGGCCAAGACCCACCGCCATCGCTTGGAAGATCATCTTTTGCTACGGAGCATTTGAGGCTGCTCTTCAGCTGCTACTCCCTGGTAAAAGAGTTGAAGGTCCCATTTCTCCTACGGGGAACCGGCCGGTTTACAAG GCCAATGGTATGGCTGCCTATTTTGTGACACTAGCCACCTATCTTGGTCTTTGGTG GTTTGGGATATTCAACCCAGCAATTGTCTATGATCATTTGGGGGAAATATTTTCGGCGCTAATATTTGGAAGCCTTGTGTTCTGTGTTTTGTTATACATTAAG GGTCATGTTGCACCTTCATCAAGTGATTCTGGTTCATGTGGTAACCTGATTATCGACTTCTATTGG GGCATGGAGTTGTACCCTCGAATTGGTAAGAACTTTGACATCAAAGTTTTTACTAATTGCAGATTCGGTATGATGTCTTGGGCTGTTCTTGCCGTCACGTACTGCATTAAACAG TATGAAATAAACGGGAAAGTATCTGATTCAATGTTGGTGAACACCATCCTGATGCTGGTCTATGTCACCAAGTTTTTCTGGTGGGAAGCGGGTTACTGGAACACCATGGACATCGCACATGACCGAG CTGGATTCTATATTTGCTGGGGTTGTCTGGTGTGGGTGCCTTCTATTTATACCTCTCCAGGCATGTACCTTGTGAACCACCCAGTCCAACTTGGAACTCAG TTGGCTATATACATTTTGGTGGCGGGATGTCTTTGCATTTACATAAACTATGACTGCGATAGACAAAGGCAAGAGTTCAGGAGGACAAACGGTAAATGCTCGGTTTGGGGCAAAGCCCCATCAAAG ATTGTGGCGACATATACGACAACAGCTGGTGAAACTAAAACCAGTCTTCTCTTAACCTCTGGATG GTGGGGATTGGCTCGTCATTTCCATTATGTTCCTGAGATCTCAAGTGCTTTCTTCTGGACCGTACCGGCTCTCTTTAATAAC TTCTTGCCTTACTTCTACGTCATATTCCTCACCATTCTTCTCTTTGATCGAGCCAAGAGAGACGATGACCGATGCCGATCAAA GTATGGAAAGTACTGGAAGCTGTACTGCGAGAAAGTCAAATACAGGATCATTCCGGGAATCTATTGA